One window from the genome of Euryarchaeota archaeon encodes:
- a CDS encoding protein kinase yields MKPNTGLLLSGFGAVGGALIGSLLAGILFSAYGTDAIPAIPLLLFGGSGFGAGLVAKYAGRKGWKWGPIAGILGVAILLVGLSIAATLPGKVVDRDVRQAVQDAFGAITALAAVAGWSAVALGTSNPGEILQPKRNPTSPLQATTVFKDPIETMKKAYALIDNPTRDMDTLVAEVGEILKTLEAASRSTHPQAVEARNILLTFRARIGGEFLTRAAKSLSAAEFAMKAQRGAARQAATRAEEYARHALSIIDAERDPDMHRRGNQYIQAARLIQTRKEGPDMLSLELTQLERDVQRLAFQNPESSLVVPGQDHKILTRIVALRTLCEVTKRFELVQRIEDLTKRFTEISSTSTSTRTPTSALSLGDDVLEVFDIKKVEKELKAGGFGRTFLAIDNLDRRVVIKTLHDKWLGSASVRQAFKREGVAEARFQHEGVPAILRFKEVGGRPFKVMDYVSGGSLRDKIREWTVGTPKGPDPVKAVRIVSKVVDVLVAFQKHFPGGVHRDLKPENILLDADGNVKVTDFGLAHVPQLIEESTAVRGGSPLGTLLYMSPEQARGETDITPKSDVYSVGVMLHELLTGQYPYDGKPGGMRPSALRDLIRRGELSPKIELLPEPARAVIQSCLHADPSKRPTVDELRAALSQLETKLMALNITESVWTESDAYSNEIHISLESMQAEEQRDDRGIGA; encoded by the coding sequence TTGAAACCAAACACGGGACTCCTTCTGTCCGGCTTCGGTGCGGTTGGAGGGGCCCTTATCGGGAGTTTGCTCGCCGGAATTCTTTTTTCGGCGTACGGAACGGACGCGATCCCCGCGATTCCGCTCTTGCTTTTTGGCGGAAGCGGATTCGGTGCAGGCCTTGTCGCAAAATACGCGGGGCGCAAGGGGTGGAAGTGGGGACCAATCGCGGGGATCTTGGGCGTCGCAATTCTTCTCGTCGGTTTGTCCATTGCCGCGACACTACCGGGCAAGGTAGTCGACCGGGACGTCCGGCAAGCAGTGCAAGACGCGTTCGGCGCAATCACGGCATTGGCTGCGGTCGCCGGGTGGAGCGCAGTCGCGTTGGGCACGTCGAACCCCGGTGAAATCCTTCAACCCAAACGAAACCCAACGAGTCCGTTGCAAGCGACCACCGTGTTCAAAGACCCCATTGAAACCATGAAGAAGGCGTACGCCCTGATTGACAATCCGACACGCGATATGGATACGCTAGTGGCCGAAGTGGGCGAAATACTCAAGACCTTGGAGGCTGCGTCGCGTTCCACCCATCCACAGGCCGTCGAAGCAAGGAATATTCTGTTGACGTTTCGGGCAAGAATCGGGGGAGAGTTTCTGACGCGCGCCGCGAAAAGCCTATCGGCGGCTGAGTTCGCAATGAAGGCTCAACGCGGCGCCGCCCGCCAGGCCGCCACGCGGGCCGAGGAGTACGCGAGGCACGCGCTGTCTATCATCGACGCCGAGCGCGACCCAGATATGCACCGTCGTGGAAATCAATACATCCAGGCCGCGCGGCTCATTCAAACACGCAAGGAGGGGCCAGATATGCTTTCGTTGGAACTTACGCAGCTGGAGCGGGATGTTCAAAGACTCGCGTTCCAAAACCCGGAATCATCTCTGGTGGTCCCGGGACAGGACCATAAGATCCTGACGAGGATTGTGGCCCTTAGAACCCTTTGCGAAGTGACAAAGAGGTTTGAATTAGTGCAGCGCATTGAAGATTTGACCAAGCGCTTCACCGAGATTTCCTCCACGTCTACTTCAACAAGAACACCGACCTCGGCCCTCAGTTTGGGCGACGACGTGCTGGAAGTCTTTGACATCAAGAAAGTCGAAAAGGAGTTGAAGGCCGGCGGATTCGGCCGGACGTTTCTGGCAATCGACAACCTGGATCGACGTGTTGTGATAAAGACACTTCACGACAAATGGCTGGGATCGGCTTCGGTTCGACAGGCGTTCAAACGGGAAGGAGTTGCCGAGGCTCGGTTCCAGCATGAGGGGGTGCCGGCAATCTTGCGATTCAAGGAAGTCGGGGGAAGACCGTTCAAAGTCATGGATTATGTGAGTGGTGGATCGTTACGTGACAAGATCAGAGAGTGGACCGTCGGGACTCCGAAGGGACCCGACCCCGTCAAAGCCGTAAGGATCGTCTCTAAGGTTGTAGACGTCCTCGTCGCGTTTCAGAAACATTTCCCAGGTGGTGTTCACCGAGATCTAAAACCAGAAAACATCCTCTTGGACGCCGACGGAAACGTCAAAGTCACCGATTTCGGCCTGGCCCACGTGCCACAATTGATCGAGGAATCAACCGCCGTGCGGGGCGGCTCTCCGCTTGGGACATTGCTCTACATGTCCCCCGAACAAGCACGCGGCGAAACGGACATCACTCCGAAAAGTGACGTCTACAGTGTCGGAGTTATGCTTCATGAACTTCTGACCGGGCAATACCCCTACGATGGAAAGCCCGGCGGAATGCGGCCAAGCGCCCTTCGGGATCTCATTCGACGGGGCGAATTGTCGCCCAAGATAGAACTCTTGCCTGAACCGGCGCGCGCTGTCATCCAGTCGTGCCTTCACGCCGATCCGTCGAAACGTCCAACGGTCGACGAGCTACGGGCTGCGCTTTCTCAGCTTGAAACCAAGCTCATGGCCCTGAATATCACGGAAAGCGTCTGGACCGAAAGCGACGCCTACTCAAACGAAATCCACATCTCTCTTGAGTCGATGCAAGCCGAAGAACAACGCGATGACAGGGGAATCGGGGCATGA
- a CDS encoding substrate-binding domain-containing protein, whose amino-acid sequence MDRAPLAILLGSVIVFPGCLGALPGDATAPEQLRMSTTTSVDNTGLLDYLSPFVVDETGLLMRWHAVGSGQAVADGRLGNADVLLVHDPAAEARFVADGHGSTRLAVMRNEFLVLGPEADPAGLAHATNASDAFARIHAAKAPFASRGDDSGTHAREKLLWSLAGFNYTTDVDVDENTWYRSTGQGMGATLRIAAEVGAYVLSDDATFYAYQGDLALEILVRNDPPLDNHYSVMPVNETKHPGVNEKAAWAFAEWLTSSRGQSLIGAYKVAGRMLFTPEAGAVLA is encoded by the coding sequence ATGGATCGCGCCCCCCTGGCCATCCTCCTCGGAAGCGTCATCGTCTTCCCGGGCTGCCTTGGCGCTCTGCCCGGCGACGCGACCGCGCCCGAGCAACTCAGGATGTCCACGACTACGAGCGTCGACAACACCGGCCTCTTGGACTACCTGTCCCCGTTCGTCGTGGACGAGACCGGCCTTCTCATGCGTTGGCACGCAGTGGGCTCGGGCCAGGCGGTGGCAGATGGGAGACTCGGAAACGCAGACGTCCTCCTCGTGCACGACCCTGCGGCCGAGGCGAGGTTCGTGGCGGATGGCCATGGTTCTACGAGGCTCGCCGTGATGCGTAACGAATTCCTCGTCCTAGGCCCCGAGGCCGATCCGGCCGGCCTCGCCCACGCAACGAACGCCTCCGATGCCTTCGCGCGCATCCACGCTGCGAAAGCGCCCTTTGCCTCGCGCGGCGACGACTCGGGAACTCACGCTCGTGAGAAACTTCTCTGGAGCCTCGCGGGTTTCAACTACACGACCGATGTGGACGTCGATGAGAACACTTGGTACCGGTCGACGGGGCAAGGGATGGGGGCAACGCTTAGGATCGCCGCCGAGGTTGGTGCCTACGTCCTCTCGGACGACGCGACGTTCTACGCGTACCAAGGCGACCTGGCGCTTGAGATCCTTGTGAGAAACGACCCGCCGCTCGACAACCACTACTCGGTGATGCCCGTGAACGAAACGAAGCACCCTGGCGTCAACGAGAAGGCGGCGTGGGCGTTCGCCGAATGGCTCACCTCTTCACGCGGGCAATCGCTCATCGGGGCGTACAAGGTAGCGGGGCGAATGCTTTTCACGCCCGAGGCGGGCGCAGTCCTTGCTTGA
- a CDS encoding ATP-binding cassette domain-containing protein, with product MKVETNGFTRTFKGAGGVNDVDLAIPSGEVVSVIGPSGAGKTTLLKGILGLLSAERGSVRLDGRMDDEIRLQAAAVFQRPALFSGTVADNVGYGLALRGIDRYERRQRVARALELVGLAGFEDRKARTLSGGEGQRVAFARAIVYDPRLLVLDEFTANLDPPNAAILEKAALGFAKTHRATIIASSHDHHQVRRMAERVIVLTMGQVADDGPPERIFSAPSMMAAPFILGKLPG from the coding sequence GTGAAGGTCGAGACCAACGGCTTCACGCGCACGTTCAAAGGAGCGGGCGGCGTGAACGACGTCGACTTGGCGATCCCGTCCGGCGAGGTCGTTTCCGTCATCGGCCCATCGGGCGCGGGAAAGACCACGCTTCTCAAAGGCATCCTTGGGCTTCTTTCCGCCGAACGCGGAAGCGTCCGGCTCGACGGCCGCATGGACGACGAGATCCGCCTTCAAGCGGCGGCCGTCTTCCAGCGGCCCGCGCTCTTTTCGGGGACCGTGGCCGACAACGTGGGATATGGCCTGGCGCTTCGAGGCATCGACCGTTATGAAAGACGCCAAAGGGTCGCGCGGGCGCTTGAGCTCGTCGGGCTCGCGGGATTCGAGGACCGCAAGGCACGGACGCTTTCCGGCGGCGAGGGGCAGCGCGTCGCCTTTGCGCGAGCAATCGTCTACGACCCGCGCCTTCTAGTGCTTGACGAGTTCACGGCGAACCTCGACCCTCCGAACGCGGCGATCCTTGAGAAAGCTGCGCTTGGGTTCGCCAAGACGCACCGGGCGACTATCATCGCCTCGTCCCATGACCATCATCAGGTGCGCCGGATGGCCGAGCGCGTCATCGTCCTCACCATGGGCCAGGTCGCCGATGATGGGCCACCGGAACGCATCTTCTCGGCCCCTTCCATGATGGCCGCGCCCTTCATCCTCGGCAAGCTCCCAGGCTAA
- a CDS encoding ABC transporter permease, which translates to MLDAETLDIVLLSLGVSGTATLLAGLAGVPLGLWIGLNRSVSARVLKAFTNALYALPPVAIGLIVYLALSRNGPVGAFGLLFTPAAMVIAQFILAMPLVVGITASAVRSVDAELLETAKSLGARGNAYLMTVVREARYGILASIMVAFGQSISEVGAVIMVGGNIRHQTRNLTTTIVLETQRGNFDLALLLGGILMGLALVIAAIVTFASEAEG; encoded by the coding sequence TTGCTTGACGCAGAGACGCTCGATATCGTCCTCCTCTCGCTTGGCGTCTCGGGGACCGCGACCCTTCTCGCGGGCCTTGCCGGGGTACCGCTCGGCCTTTGGATCGGCCTCAACCGGTCGGTCTCGGCGCGCGTCCTCAAAGCGTTCACGAACGCGCTCTATGCGCTTCCCCCCGTCGCGATCGGCCTAATCGTGTACCTTGCGCTCTCGCGCAATGGCCCGGTCGGAGCGTTTGGCCTGCTTTTCACTCCGGCGGCGATGGTCATCGCCCAATTCATCCTTGCAATGCCACTCGTCGTCGGGATAACCGCGTCCGCCGTCCGCTCCGTCGACGCTGAGCTTCTTGAGACGGCGAAGAGTCTCGGCGCGCGTGGCAACGCCTACCTTATGACGGTCGTCAGGGAAGCCCGCTATGGGATACTCGCGTCCATCATGGTGGCTTTCGGTCAATCCATCTCCGAGGTCGGTGCCGTCATAATGGTCGGCGGCAACATCCGCCACCAGACACGTAACCTCACGACGACCATCGTCCTCGAAACGCAACGCGGTAACTTCGACCTCGCGCTTCTTTTGGGCGGCATCCTCATGGGGCTGGCGCTCGTCATCGCGGCAATCGTCACGTTCGCCTCGGAGGCGGAAGGGTGA
- a CDS encoding transporter substrate-binding domain-containing protein: MGILMAPLPPDVTTGAPFDANVTVTGVAKVVAADIGLHFSSNSTNDPTHAAYEMSCEEAGNDSNQTFSFTCTIDEPGTWYFRGYFQGPADKDPIWTNESTVRSHGWTAMGEVVVGTDAAFPPFEHIDSESGAFVGFDIDMITEIGNRSSFTPKLENIGFDPLIPALRGDKIRLAVSAISIPETLPDGVVFSTSYHDAKQAMVVRESDKDKYDSISDMTGKTLRVGVQAGSAGVSAAVANFTEEGTARYDSYALAIDALRRGKIDAVVIDAPLYQTEVGQDSGLTKIFDFSVGDLYGIAMKADDFAIQVRINMALKEMEADGTLTAFRIKWGI, from the coding sequence TTGGGCATTCTGATGGCACCTTTGCCGCCCGACGTCACCACGGGCGCTCCATTTGACGCGAATGTGACGGTGACCGGGGTTGCAAAAGTCGTGGCAGCCGATATCGGCCTGCATTTTTCCAGTAACTCGACTAATGATCCAACACATGCCGCGTACGAAATGTCGTGCGAGGAGGCCGGTAACGATTCCAATCAAACGTTCTCTTTCACGTGCACAATTGACGAACCTGGAACTTGGTACTTCCGGGGCTACTTCCAGGGGCCCGCGGACAAAGACCCGATTTGGACCAATGAGTCGACGGTACGTTCACATGGATGGACGGCCATGGGTGAGGTCGTAGTGGGTACGGATGCGGCGTTTCCGCCGTTCGAGCATATCGACTCGGAATCGGGCGCATTCGTTGGTTTCGACATCGACATGATCACGGAGATTGGAAACCGTTCGTCCTTCACGCCAAAATTGGAGAACATCGGATTTGACCCCTTGATTCCTGCCCTTCGTGGCGATAAGATCCGGCTTGCTGTAAGTGCCATTTCGATTCCTGAGACTTTGCCGGACGGGGTTGTATTCTCAACCTCGTACCACGACGCGAAGCAGGCGATGGTGGTTCGTGAATCGGACAAGGACAAATATGATTCCATTTCAGACATGACTGGGAAGACCCTCAGAGTCGGAGTGCAGGCGGGCAGTGCTGGCGTCAGCGCCGCGGTCGCGAACTTCACTGAGGAAGGGACTGCACGTTACGATAGTTATGCTCTCGCCATTGATGCACTAAGGCGGGGAAAAATCGACGCCGTGGTGATTGATGCCCCGCTCTACCAGACTGAAGTTGGTCAGGACTCCGGGTTGACCAAGATATTCGACTTCTCCGTTGGCGATCTCTACGGGATCGCAATGAAAGCGGACGATTTCGCTATTCAGGTACGAATCAACATGGCGCTGAAGGAGATGGAGGCGGACGGCACGCTAACCGCGTTTCGGATCAAGTGGGGTATATGA
- a CDS encoding DNA-3-methyladenine glycosylase 2 family protein, which translates to MASRVPKSPEDPLAPLYPKARRHFGKTDKTLAAISKRHPLPARAIELDDPFGVLASSIIHQQVSVAAGRTIRARVADACGGKITPEGILRAGPTRLKAAGTSPQKLKYLTDLATKAATGEIQLDGLSRKSDDDVIEELTRVKGIGVWTAKMYLIFHLGRQDIVAHEDLGLQIAVSKAYKVSRTRAAKRIVKLGAAWSPYSSIAALTLWNWLHLRGKKRGS; encoded by the coding sequence TTGGCTAGCCGCGTCCCAAAGTCCCCTGAGGACCCGCTGGCGCCGCTCTATCCGAAGGCGCGCCGTCACTTTGGAAAGACCGACAAGACCCTCGCCGCGATCTCGAAAAGGCATCCACTGCCGGCCAGGGCCATCGAACTTGACGACCCGTTCGGCGTCCTCGCCTCCTCAATCATACATCAACAGGTGAGTGTCGCGGCCGGTAGGACCATCAGGGCCCGAGTCGCCGATGCGTGCGGCGGCAAGATCACGCCAGAAGGCATTTTGCGCGCGGGCCCTACACGGTTGAAGGCGGCCGGGACCTCGCCGCAGAAGCTCAAGTACCTCACGGATCTTGCGACGAAGGCGGCGACGGGGGAGATCCAGCTCGACGGACTTTCCAGAAAATCCGACGACGATGTCATCGAGGAACTGACGCGCGTCAAGGGCATCGGCGTCTGGACCGCGAAGATGTACCTCATCTTCCATCTAGGCAGGCAGGACATCGTCGCCCATGAGGACCTTGGCCTTCAAATAGCCGTCTCGAAGGCCTACAAGGTCTCGCGCACAAGGGCAGCGAAACGGATCGTGAAACTGGGGGCGGCGTGGTCACCTTACTCGAGCATCGCCGCGTTGACGCTTTGGAACTGGCTACATCTCCGAGGTAAGAAACGTGGTTCCTAG
- a CDS encoding CBS domain-containing protein, which produces MALEIPDLEELKRWRLRLGLTQAQVARAAGVSQPLIARIERGSVDPRLSTMRSIIKALRDAERREVKLKDVMTHPVHSVRSTDTVHGAIQLMREKGFSQLPVVSKGFPVGSLSERTIVHLLSERKSAEELSKALVGDIMGAPFPMVGPDASADEVYGMLEDSSAVLVVERGRLIGLVSKSDLLNLL; this is translated from the coding sequence TTGGCTCTTGAGATTCCGGACCTGGAAGAGTTGAAAAGGTGGCGCTTGCGCCTCGGCCTCACGCAAGCACAGGTGGCGCGCGCCGCGGGCGTGAGCCAACCCCTGATAGCCAGGATAGAGCGCGGGAGCGTCGACCCTCGCCTTTCGACGATGAGGTCCATCATCAAGGCGCTGCGGGACGCGGAACGGCGTGAAGTGAAACTGAAGGACGTGATGACGCATCCGGTGCATAGCGTCCGCTCCACGGACACCGTGCACGGCGCCATCCAACTCATGCGCGAGAAGGGATTCTCGCAGCTTCCCGTCGTCTCGAAGGGCTTCCCCGTGGGATCCTTGAGCGAGAGGACCATCGTGCACCTTCTTTCGGAGCGCAAAAGCGCGGAGGAGCTCTCGAAAGCGCTCGTCGGCGACATCATGGGCGCTCCGTTTCCCATGGTGGGCCCGGACGCGTCCGCCGACGAGGTCTACGGGATGCTCGAGGATTCGTCGGCGGTGCTCGTGGTGGAGCGCGGACGGCTCATCGGCCTCGTCTCCAAGTCGGATCTCCTGAATCTTCTTTGA
- a CDS encoding LysR family transcriptional regulator produces the protein MTMHDLGGKYWLSQDTEFSLGDKRARLLLAIEETGSLAKAVKKLKMSYRHAWGMLKALEDSLSSPLIQSLTGGTRGGRTALTPFGKRLLKNYVMKTEALRQVANDDSYWEDVALKLSARNSLAARVETMVLDGNTAKITLSVSRPTRLTSLITREAAEELGLKKGSRVKAIVKSTEVLIGVEKSRARKARRRSTTGSAARAKASRN, from the coding sequence ATGACGATGCACGACCTTGGCGGGAAGTACTGGCTCTCGCAGGACACCGAGTTCAGTCTGGGCGACAAGCGAGCGCGGCTTCTCCTCGCGATCGAAGAGACGGGATCGCTTGCCAAGGCCGTGAAGAAGTTGAAGATGTCCTACCGGCACGCGTGGGGCATGCTCAAAGCGCTCGAGGACAGCCTTTCGTCGCCGCTCATACAATCATTGACCGGTGGCACGCGAGGCGGCCGCACCGCCCTGACCCCGTTCGGGAAGCGCCTTCTCAAGAACTACGTGATGAAGACGGAGGCCTTGAGGCAGGTCGCGAACGACGATTCGTATTGGGAGGACGTCGCGTTGAAGCTTTCGGCGAGGAATTCGCTCGCCGCCCGCGTCGAGACGATGGTCCTCGACGGTAACACTGCGAAGATCACGCTTTCGGTCTCTAGACCTACGCGGTTGACGAGTCTCATCACGCGTGAAGCGGCGGAGGAACTTGGTCTCAAGAAAGGAAGCCGCGTGAAGGCGATCGTCAAGTCGACCGAAGTGCTCATCGGTGTCGAAAAGTCGCGAGCGCGAAAGGCACGACGGCGCTCGACTACCGGATCGGCCGCGCGAGCAAAGGCGTCGAGGAACTAG
- a CDS encoding endonuclease V — MGLDESTRFLAKVAERVVYEDRFPRIRRVAGFDLAFAGEQAIGACVVVDAGLLDVVDTATCVDRVAAPYIPGHLYLRELPVVKRLYRSLKRKPDLLMLDGHGVLHPARAGLASCAGVVLRRPSVGVAKSLLVGTPDKKDLEPGEWTPVRVGGETLGAAVRSMRRAKRPVYVSTGHRVSLQTAIRFVRRSSVYRVPEPTRLADMLAAEEKARLTA, encoded by the coding sequence ATGGGTCTTGACGAAAGCACACGTTTCCTCGCCAAGGTAGCGGAGCGCGTCGTTTACGAGGACCGGTTCCCGCGGATACGTAGAGTGGCCGGTTTCGACCTTGCCTTCGCTGGCGAACAAGCGATCGGCGCGTGCGTGGTCGTCGACGCCGGATTGCTGGACGTCGTCGACACCGCGACTTGTGTGGACCGAGTCGCCGCGCCGTACATCCCCGGTCACCTCTACCTTCGCGAATTGCCCGTGGTGAAGCGGCTCTACCGCTCGCTCAAACGGAAACCGGATCTTCTGATGCTGGATGGACACGGCGTCCTCCATCCGGCCCGTGCCGGACTTGCAAGTTGCGCAGGCGTAGTGCTCCGGCGCCCCTCCGTCGGCGTGGCGAAGTCGCTTCTCGTCGGAACGCCCGATAAGAAGGATCTTGAACCGGGCGAATGGACGCCGGTGCGCGTCGGTGGCGAGACACTGGGAGCGGCGGTACGGTCGATGCGTCGGGCCAAGCGACCGGTCTATGTTTCGACGGGGCACAGGGTCTCGCTCCAAACCGCGATCCGCTTCGTGCGACGGTCGTCGGTCTATAGGGTGCCCGAGCCGACGCGACTCGCCGACATGCTCGCGGCCGAGGAAAAAGCGCGCCTCACGGCGTGA
- a CDS encoding DUF4382 domain-containing protein, translated as MDTDVADAPDAGGAAKSKDPFALARGTSTWTPPPQGEAPVDQGATGGGSASSNPPPRSPATPPSPRRSRENVAVFAVIGVVSLLGVAALGVMVLQKVGPGKGDASSSGGAGATDDSGKMQLHMLPSDTVDFESVTMRLSGAWLSDGVTKVKLDGTPNEITFVKGGLSKILVGEFEAKKAEYSSMILGIASVEGTRAGSVIDFLLPYRAVEFAIAVTLAEYRADILVGFDLPASIKIRDGLYAFEPVIAKALSSSADSDADGIVDTVDATPNGDGPDADGAHPAQSALDSDPSDTSGSQDPGTGPSEGERQVVQFYIADDITDQFDGVIVTIGRLDLQPVDGGEAITIFKGARSADLLALHKKNAAALIASAQVPAEAYSSLSITFTGVAGVKAGITTKITVDGAPAQVAVDIASSPGKAQSKVVVLDLARSLTGSAGGYVFVPVFLKTMDVTAKTAQSAGTTSGTGPTNGTGGATTNKTGPQDSTGGQGNQSKATNNQTGGNTTTGGNTTNQTDQPVVPVNATGAIDNATSTVGNGTAAVNGTSGAADDAADTVEDTSGAINETDVGNETGSPPLDPVKDTTSNVTDTTGPGNSTPSPIDQILETTLALVDTAEEIALDGVDSVENAAGNVTGDQTGNATGNATGTVKSAATTGTASTVTTSTATSTQSGVPTSSSTPLLARPIR; from the coding sequence GTGGATACTGACGTCGCGGACGCTCCGGATGCAGGCGGGGCCGCGAAGAGCAAAGATCCATTCGCCCTTGCGAGGGGCACGTCGACGTGGACGCCTCCGCCGCAGGGAGAGGCCCCCGTGGACCAAGGCGCTACCGGAGGCGGGTCGGCTTCCTCGAATCCCCCACCGCGAAGCCCTGCGACGCCCCCGTCTCCACGGCGCTCTCGGGAGAACGTGGCGGTCTTCGCGGTGATCGGCGTCGTTTCCCTCCTCGGCGTGGCCGCCCTCGGAGTAATGGTCCTTCAGAAAGTGGGTCCTGGTAAAGGCGACGCGTCATCCTCAGGCGGCGCGGGCGCTACAGACGATTCCGGTAAGATGCAGCTCCACATGCTTCCATCGGATACGGTGGACTTCGAGTCCGTGACGATGCGCCTTTCCGGAGCGTGGCTCTCGGACGGCGTGACAAAGGTGAAGCTCGATGGGACACCGAACGAGATAACCTTCGTGAAAGGCGGCCTCTCCAAGATCCTCGTCGGCGAATTCGAGGCTAAGAAAGCCGAATATTCTTCGATGATCCTCGGTATCGCTTCCGTCGAGGGCACGCGCGCGGGAAGCGTCATCGACTTCCTCCTTCCTTACCGGGCGGTGGAATTCGCGATCGCCGTGACCCTCGCCGAATACAGGGCCGACATCCTCGTCGGCTTCGACCTTCCGGCCTCCATCAAGATACGCGATGGCCTGTACGCGTTCGAACCCGTGATCGCCAAGGCCTTGAGCTCATCGGCCGACAGCGACGCCGACGGCATCGTCGACACGGTCGACGCGACGCCGAACGGGGACGGACCCGATGCGGACGGCGCCCATCCGGCCCAGAGCGCGCTCGATTCGGATCCAAGCGACACATCCGGCTCGCAGGACCCAGGAACCGGTCCGAGCGAGGGCGAAAGGCAAGTGGTCCAGTTCTACATCGCCGACGACATCACGGACCAGTTCGACGGCGTGATTGTGACGATCGGCAGGTTGGATCTCCAACCGGTAGACGGCGGGGAGGCTATCACCATCTTCAAGGGGGCAAGAAGCGCCGACCTCCTTGCGCTCCATAAGAAGAATGCGGCCGCCCTCATCGCGAGCGCCCAGGTCCCGGCGGAGGCATACTCGAGCCTCTCGATAACTTTCACAGGCGTCGCTGGCGTCAAGGCCGGCATCACCACGAAGATCACCGTTGATGGCGCCCCCGCGCAGGTAGCCGTTGATATCGCCTCCTCACCCGGAAAGGCCCAATCCAAGGTCGTCGTCCTGGACCTCGCGAGATCCCTCACAGGGTCTGCCGGCGGCTATGTCTTCGTCCCCGTATTCCTCAAGACCATGGACGTCACCGCAAAGACCGCTCAAAGCGCGGGCACCACAAGCGGGACCGGTCCGACGAACGGGACGGGCGGCGCCACCACCAACAAGACGGGCCCACAAGACTCGACCGGCGGACAGGGAAACCAGTCAAAGGCGACAAACAACCAGACGGGCGGGAACACGACGACCGGTGGGAACACCACGAACCAGACGGACCAACCAGTCGTGCCCGTCAACGCGACCGGCGCGATCGACAACGCGACATCGACCGTTGGGAACGGGACCGCCGCCGTGAACGGCACGTCCGGCGCGGCCGACGACGCCGCGGATACCGTCGAAGACACCTCGGGCGCGATCAACGAAACGGACGTAGGCAACGAGACCGGGTCCCCACCTCTTGACCCCGTGAAAGACACTACGTCGAATGTGACGGATACAACGGGACCGGGAAACTCCACGCCCTCACCGATCGACCAGATACTGGAGACGACACTCGCCCTCGTGGATACGGCCGAGGAGATAGCGCTTGACGGTGTCGACTCTGTGGAAAACGCCGCGGGGAACGTCACAGGCGACCAAACAGGAAACGCGACTGGGAACGCGACGGGAACCGTCAAATCTGCGGCGACGACGGGCACGGCATCGACGGTTACGACGTCGACTGCAACAAGCACTCAGAGCGGGGTCCCGACTAGTTCCTCGACGCCTTTGCTCGCGCGGCCGATCCGGTAG